The following are encoded in a window of Carassius auratus strain Wakin chromosome 6, ASM336829v1, whole genome shotgun sequence genomic DNA:
- the trim25l gene encoding uncharacterized protein trim25l isoform X4 produces the protein MSARLWTEEQFNCPVCLDLPSDPVTIPCGHSYCMACIADYWDNECRKNGSYSCPECRQAFNPRPTLCRNTMLAEAVEQLRRGALSSAGRESIKSARSAASSASERARARSKAASKKLPGSAVACDRCPEPRAAVKTCLVCMSSFCETHLKPHNTQEKLRNHELIAPTSDLSQKICPEHKYLQEFFCRSCQMYVCWLCTSNQHKGHESTSTQAERNEKQRELGAVLSENHQRLQDRERELKDMKKVLDTLTRSSETVRDEADTVLSELQESVQRMLDLLQDVMVSTAQEKLNEAQEVVNKLEAEVKQLKNKDGELKELINCQDNIYFLKTYQSLCCPLEGGDLGAVTANPEATFDPVRSVVVQLREKVEEMCDQELDKINKTVYNTTAFTVADRNGQKTGGIKKLFSGKGAKATRAQGPPPLPSVSTRGTVSTRAQAVRNNEPRVNRGVTNSPRQARSPREERDDTDRSHSSLRPREPQRREERENDADTRSLSSVRSRGRPRGEDRDQEREIQASPRRQSTQSRNTRDEEQADRWSLSSIRPRLRREDREQVNGEAESSPSQQRPDAVDRQQPARQSDRWSLSSLLPRNRKKRQDTVKEATPTIQEAGSVRPRSLSRASAWGEPTEVNPGLFLDSPTYSPAVNPAFPTLREINIDSIQAPEPRTRDEFLEYACDLILDPNTAHRRLVLSDGDTVATLQQTSQPYPDLPQRFDGWTQVLCLQPLSSDRCYWEVEWRGRGSSLGVVNGSMPRKGADSRAGLGYNSQSWSLELSDMCCAAMHANQKVEIPVTYSPRVGVFLDRTAGTLTFYSVDDELVPLHAFQGSFPPPLYAAFGVGCGVGVGLDFAMGQFSSTSDSIKICPL, from the exons ATGAGTGCTCGTCTATGGACAGAGGAGCAGTTTAACTGCCCCGTCTGTCTGGATCTGCCCTCTGACCCCGTGACCATCCCATGTGGTCACAGTTACTGCATGGCCTGCATCGCAGATTACTGGGACAATGAATGCAGGAAAAACGGCAGCTACAGCTGCCCAGAATGCCGGCAGGCCTTCAACCCTCGTCCCACTCTCTGCAGGAACACCATGCTGGCCGAAGCCGTGGAGCAGCTCCGCCGAGGGGCCCTGAGCTCCGCTGGCCGAGAGTCCATCAAGAGCGCGCGGAGCGCCGCGTCCTCCGCGTCTGAGCGTGCGCGCGCACGGAGCAAAGCGGCATCGAAAAAGCTGCCGGGTTCGGCGGTGGCCTGTGACCGCTGCCCGGAGCCCAGAGCGGCAGTGAAGACGTGTTTGGTGTGCATGTCATCGTTCTGCGAGACTCACCTGAAGCCTCATAACACGCAGGAGAAGCTGAGGAACCACGAGCTGATCGCGCCCACCAGTGACCTGAGCCAGAAGATCTGCCCCGAGCACAAGTACCTGCAGGAGTTCTTCTGCCGCTCCTGTCAGATGTACGTGTGCTGGCTGTGCACCAGTAACCAGCACAAGGGCCACGAGAGCACGTCCACTCAGGCGGAGAGGAACGAGAAGCAG AGAGAGCTGGGCGCAGTTCTGTCTGAGAACCATCAGCGACtccaggacagagagagagaactgaaAGACATGAAGAAAGTCTTAGACACACTCACG aggtcCTCAGAAACAGTGCGGGACGAGGCGGACACAGTCCTGTCGGAGCTCCAGGAGTCAGTACAGAGGATGCTGGATCTGCTGCAGGACGTGATGGTCTCCACTGCGCAGGAGAAACTCAACGAGGCCCAGGAAGTGGTGAATAAACTGGAGGCCGAAGTCAAACAGCTGAAGAATAAAGACGGAGAACTGAAAGAGCTCATCAACTGccaggacaatatctacttcttgAAG ACGTATCAGTCTCTGTGCTGCCCGCTGGAAGGAGGAGATCTGGGAGCTGTGACCGCGAACCCTGAAGCCACATTTGATCCGGTCAGGAGCGTCGTCGTCCAGCTGAGGGAGAAAGTGGAGGAGATGTGTGACCAGGAGCTGGACAAGATCAACAAGacag TGTACAACACCACAGCGTTCACAGTTGCAGACCGCAACGGACAGAAAACAGGAGGCATAAAGAAAC tgttTTCTGGAAAGGGAGCCAAAGCCACTCGTGCACAAG GACCCCCACCACTGCCTTCAGTGAGCACACGAGGAAcag tgagCACGCGTGCACAAGCCGTCAGAAACAATGAGCCAAGAG TTAACAGAGGTGTTACAAACTCCCCAAGACAAGCCAGATCCCCGAGAGAGGAGAGAGATGACA CTGACAGGAGTCACAGTTCACTGAGACCAAGAGAACCACAGAGGAGAGAGGAAAGAGAAAACGATG CAGACACACGGAGTTTAAGTTCTGTGAGATCTAGAGGGAGACCGAGAGGAGAAGACCGAGATCAGG AAAGGGAAATCCAGGCCTCTCCAAGACGTCAAAGCACACAGAGCAGAAACACACGTGATGAAGAACAAG CGGACCGCTGGAGTTTGAGTTCAATCAGACCGAGACTGAGGAGAGAGGACAGAGAACAAG TCAATGGAGAAGCTGAGTCTAGTCCCTCACAGCAGAGACCAGACGCTGTGGACAGACAGCAGCCGGCCAGACAAT CGGACAGATGGAGTCTGAGCTCTCTCTTACCTAGAAACAGGAAGAAGAGACAGGACACAG TGAAAGAGGCCACACCCACTATCCAGGAGGCGGGGTCAGTGAGACCTCGTAGCCTATCACGTGCCAGTGCCT GGGGAGAGCCAACAGAAG tGAATCCTGGCCTGTTCCTGGACTCACCGACTTACAGTCCTGCCGTCAATCCTGCTTTCCCCACAT TGAGAGAAATTAACATTGACAGTATTCAGGCCCCGGAGCCCAGAACCAGAGACGAGTTCCTGGAAT ATGCTTGTGATTTGATCCTGGATCCAAACACGGCCCATCGGCGTCTGGTTCTGTCTGATGGAGACACCGTGGCCACGCTTCAGCAGACGTCTCAGCCGTACCCCGACCTCCCTCAGCGCTTCGACGGCTGGACGCAGGTGCTCTGTCTCCAGCCCCTCTCCTCTGACCGCTGCTACTGGGAGGTGGAGTGGAGGGGGCGTGGCTCCTCTCTGGGCGTGGTCAATGGCTCCATGCCCCGCAAAGGGGCGGATTCAAGGGCGGGGCTTGGGTATAACAGCCAATCGTGGAGCTTGGAGCTGTCAGACATGTGCTGCGCAGCCATGCACGCCAATCAGAAGGTGGAGATCCCCGTGACCTACAGCCCTCGAGTCGGGGTGTTTCTGGACAGGACCGCAGGGACTCTGACTTTCTATAGCGTGGATGATGAGTTGGTTCCTCTTCATGCTTTTCAGGGATCATTCCCACCACCGCTGTACGCTGCGTTCGGGGTGGGCTGCGGTGTCGGCGTGGGCCTGGATTTTGCAATGGGGCAGTTCAGCTCCACGTCAGACAGCATTAAAATCTGTCCCTTGTGA
- the trim25l gene encoding uncharacterized protein trim25l isoform X1 produces the protein MSARLWTEEQFNCPVCLDLPSDPVTIPCGHSYCMACIADYWDNECRKNGSYSCPECRQAFNPRPTLCRNTMLAEAVEQLRRGALSSAGRESIKSARSAASSASERARARSKAASKKLPGSAVACDRCPEPRAAVKTCLVCMSSFCETHLKPHNTQEKLRNHELIAPTSDLSQKICPEHKYLQEFFCRSCQMYVCWLCTSNQHKGHESTSTQAERNEKQRELGAVLSENHQRLQDRERELKDMKKVLDTLTRSSETVRDEADTVLSELQESVQRMLDLLQDVMVSTAQEKLNEAQEVVNKLEAEVKQLKNKDGELKELINCQDNIYFLKTYQSLCCPLEGGDLGAVTANPEATFDPVRSVVVQLREKVEEMCDQELDKINKTVYNTTAFTVADRNGQKTGGIKKLFSGKGAKATRAQGPPPLPSVSTRGTVSTRAQAVRNNEPRVNRGVTNSPRQARSPREERDDISHSAADRSHSSLRPREPQRREERENDADTRSLSSVRSRGRPRGEDRDQEREIQASPRRQSTQSRNTRDEEQADRWSLSSIRPRLRREDREQVNGEAESSPSQQRPDAVDRQQPARQSDRWSLSSLLPRNRKKRQDTVKEATPTIQEAGSVRPRSLSRASAWGEPTEVNPGLFLDSPTYSPAVNPAFPTLREINIDSIQAPEPRTRDEFLEYACDLILDPNTAHRRLVLSDGDTVATLQQTSQPYPDLPQRFDGWTQVLCLQPLSSDRCYWEVEWRGRGSSLGVVNGSMPRKGADSRAGLGYNSQSWSLELSDMCCAAMHANQKVEIPVTYSPRVGVFLDRTAGTLTFYSVDDELVPLHAFQGSFPPPLYAAFGVGCGVGVGLDFAMGQFSSTSDSIKICPL, from the exons ATGAGTGCTCGTCTATGGACAGAGGAGCAGTTTAACTGCCCCGTCTGTCTGGATCTGCCCTCTGACCCCGTGACCATCCCATGTGGTCACAGTTACTGCATGGCCTGCATCGCAGATTACTGGGACAATGAATGCAGGAAAAACGGCAGCTACAGCTGCCCAGAATGCCGGCAGGCCTTCAACCCTCGTCCCACTCTCTGCAGGAACACCATGCTGGCCGAAGCCGTGGAGCAGCTCCGCCGAGGGGCCCTGAGCTCCGCTGGCCGAGAGTCCATCAAGAGCGCGCGGAGCGCCGCGTCCTCCGCGTCTGAGCGTGCGCGCGCACGGAGCAAAGCGGCATCGAAAAAGCTGCCGGGTTCGGCGGTGGCCTGTGACCGCTGCCCGGAGCCCAGAGCGGCAGTGAAGACGTGTTTGGTGTGCATGTCATCGTTCTGCGAGACTCACCTGAAGCCTCATAACACGCAGGAGAAGCTGAGGAACCACGAGCTGATCGCGCCCACCAGTGACCTGAGCCAGAAGATCTGCCCCGAGCACAAGTACCTGCAGGAGTTCTTCTGCCGCTCCTGTCAGATGTACGTGTGCTGGCTGTGCACCAGTAACCAGCACAAGGGCCACGAGAGCACGTCCACTCAGGCGGAGAGGAACGAGAAGCAG AGAGAGCTGGGCGCAGTTCTGTCTGAGAACCATCAGCGACtccaggacagagagagagaactgaaAGACATGAAGAAAGTCTTAGACACACTCACG aggtcCTCAGAAACAGTGCGGGACGAGGCGGACACAGTCCTGTCGGAGCTCCAGGAGTCAGTACAGAGGATGCTGGATCTGCTGCAGGACGTGATGGTCTCCACTGCGCAGGAGAAACTCAACGAGGCCCAGGAAGTGGTGAATAAACTGGAGGCCGAAGTCAAACAGCTGAAGAATAAAGACGGAGAACTGAAAGAGCTCATCAACTGccaggacaatatctacttcttgAAG ACGTATCAGTCTCTGTGCTGCCCGCTGGAAGGAGGAGATCTGGGAGCTGTGACCGCGAACCCTGAAGCCACATTTGATCCGGTCAGGAGCGTCGTCGTCCAGCTGAGGGAGAAAGTGGAGGAGATGTGTGACCAGGAGCTGGACAAGATCAACAAGacag TGTACAACACCACAGCGTTCACAGTTGCAGACCGCAACGGACAGAAAACAGGAGGCATAAAGAAAC tgttTTCTGGAAAGGGAGCCAAAGCCACTCGTGCACAAG GACCCCCACCACTGCCTTCAGTGAGCACACGAGGAAcag tgagCACGCGTGCACAAGCCGTCAGAAACAATGAGCCAAGAG TTAACAGAGGTGTTACAAACTCCCCAAGACAAGCCAGATCCCCGAGAGAGGAGAGAGATGACA TTTCTCACTCAGCAGCTGACAGGAGTCACAGTTCACTGAGACCAAGAGAACCACAGAGGAGAGAGGAAAGAGAAAACGATG CAGACACACGGAGTTTAAGTTCTGTGAGATCTAGAGGGAGACCGAGAGGAGAAGACCGAGATCAGG AAAGGGAAATCCAGGCCTCTCCAAGACGTCAAAGCACACAGAGCAGAAACACACGTGATGAAGAACAAG CGGACCGCTGGAGTTTGAGTTCAATCAGACCGAGACTGAGGAGAGAGGACAGAGAACAAG TCAATGGAGAAGCTGAGTCTAGTCCCTCACAGCAGAGACCAGACGCTGTGGACAGACAGCAGCCGGCCAGACAAT CGGACAGATGGAGTCTGAGCTCTCTCTTACCTAGAAACAGGAAGAAGAGACAGGACACAG TGAAAGAGGCCACACCCACTATCCAGGAGGCGGGGTCAGTGAGACCTCGTAGCCTATCACGTGCCAGTGCCT GGGGAGAGCCAACAGAAG tGAATCCTGGCCTGTTCCTGGACTCACCGACTTACAGTCCTGCCGTCAATCCTGCTTTCCCCACAT TGAGAGAAATTAACATTGACAGTATTCAGGCCCCGGAGCCCAGAACCAGAGACGAGTTCCTGGAAT ATGCTTGTGATTTGATCCTGGATCCAAACACGGCCCATCGGCGTCTGGTTCTGTCTGATGGAGACACCGTGGCCACGCTTCAGCAGACGTCTCAGCCGTACCCCGACCTCCCTCAGCGCTTCGACGGCTGGACGCAGGTGCTCTGTCTCCAGCCCCTCTCCTCTGACCGCTGCTACTGGGAGGTGGAGTGGAGGGGGCGTGGCTCCTCTCTGGGCGTGGTCAATGGCTCCATGCCCCGCAAAGGGGCGGATTCAAGGGCGGGGCTTGGGTATAACAGCCAATCGTGGAGCTTGGAGCTGTCAGACATGTGCTGCGCAGCCATGCACGCCAATCAGAAGGTGGAGATCCCCGTGACCTACAGCCCTCGAGTCGGGGTGTTTCTGGACAGGACCGCAGGGACTCTGACTTTCTATAGCGTGGATGATGAGTTGGTTCCTCTTCATGCTTTTCAGGGATCATTCCCACCACCGCTGTACGCTGCGTTCGGGGTGGGCTGCGGTGTCGGCGTGGGCCTGGATTTTGCAATGGGGCAGTTCAGCTCCACGTCAGACAGCATTAAAATCTGTCCCTTGTGA
- the trim25l gene encoding uncharacterized protein trim25l isoform X2 — MSARLWTEEQFNCPVCLDLPSDPVTIPCGHSYCMACIADYWDNECRKNGSYSCPECRQAFNPRPTLCRNTMLAEAVEQLRRGALSSAGRESIKSARSAASSASERARARSKAASKKLPGSAVACDRCPEPRAAVKTCLVCMSSFCETHLKPHNTQEKLRNHELIAPTSDLSQKICPEHKYLQEFFCRSCQMYVCWLCTSNQHKGHESTSTQAERNEKQRELGAVLSENHQRLQDRERELKDMKKVLDTLTRSSETVRDEADTVLSELQESVQRMLDLLQDVMVSTAQEKLNEAQEVVNKLEAEVKQLKNKDGELKELINCQDNIYFLKTYQSLCCPLEGGDLGAVTANPEATFDPVRSVVVQLREKVEEMCDQELDKINKTVYNTTAFTVADRNGQKTGGIKKLFSGKGAKATRAQGPPPLPSVSTRGTVSTRAQAVRNNEPRVNRGVTNSPRQARSPREERDDISHSAADRSHSSLRPREPQRREERENDDTRSLSSVRSRGRPRGEDRDQEREIQASPRRQSTQSRNTRDEEQADRWSLSSIRPRLRREDREQVNGEAESSPSQQRPDAVDRQQPARQSDRWSLSSLLPRNRKKRQDTVKEATPTIQEAGSVRPRSLSRASAWGEPTEVNPGLFLDSPTYSPAVNPAFPTLREINIDSIQAPEPRTRDEFLEYACDLILDPNTAHRRLVLSDGDTVATLQQTSQPYPDLPQRFDGWTQVLCLQPLSSDRCYWEVEWRGRGSSLGVVNGSMPRKGADSRAGLGYNSQSWSLELSDMCCAAMHANQKVEIPVTYSPRVGVFLDRTAGTLTFYSVDDELVPLHAFQGSFPPPLYAAFGVGCGVGVGLDFAMGQFSSTSDSIKICPL, encoded by the exons ATGAGTGCTCGTCTATGGACAGAGGAGCAGTTTAACTGCCCCGTCTGTCTGGATCTGCCCTCTGACCCCGTGACCATCCCATGTGGTCACAGTTACTGCATGGCCTGCATCGCAGATTACTGGGACAATGAATGCAGGAAAAACGGCAGCTACAGCTGCCCAGAATGCCGGCAGGCCTTCAACCCTCGTCCCACTCTCTGCAGGAACACCATGCTGGCCGAAGCCGTGGAGCAGCTCCGCCGAGGGGCCCTGAGCTCCGCTGGCCGAGAGTCCATCAAGAGCGCGCGGAGCGCCGCGTCCTCCGCGTCTGAGCGTGCGCGCGCACGGAGCAAAGCGGCATCGAAAAAGCTGCCGGGTTCGGCGGTGGCCTGTGACCGCTGCCCGGAGCCCAGAGCGGCAGTGAAGACGTGTTTGGTGTGCATGTCATCGTTCTGCGAGACTCACCTGAAGCCTCATAACACGCAGGAGAAGCTGAGGAACCACGAGCTGATCGCGCCCACCAGTGACCTGAGCCAGAAGATCTGCCCCGAGCACAAGTACCTGCAGGAGTTCTTCTGCCGCTCCTGTCAGATGTACGTGTGCTGGCTGTGCACCAGTAACCAGCACAAGGGCCACGAGAGCACGTCCACTCAGGCGGAGAGGAACGAGAAGCAG AGAGAGCTGGGCGCAGTTCTGTCTGAGAACCATCAGCGACtccaggacagagagagagaactgaaAGACATGAAGAAAGTCTTAGACACACTCACG aggtcCTCAGAAACAGTGCGGGACGAGGCGGACACAGTCCTGTCGGAGCTCCAGGAGTCAGTACAGAGGATGCTGGATCTGCTGCAGGACGTGATGGTCTCCACTGCGCAGGAGAAACTCAACGAGGCCCAGGAAGTGGTGAATAAACTGGAGGCCGAAGTCAAACAGCTGAAGAATAAAGACGGAGAACTGAAAGAGCTCATCAACTGccaggacaatatctacttcttgAAG ACGTATCAGTCTCTGTGCTGCCCGCTGGAAGGAGGAGATCTGGGAGCTGTGACCGCGAACCCTGAAGCCACATTTGATCCGGTCAGGAGCGTCGTCGTCCAGCTGAGGGAGAAAGTGGAGGAGATGTGTGACCAGGAGCTGGACAAGATCAACAAGacag TGTACAACACCACAGCGTTCACAGTTGCAGACCGCAACGGACAGAAAACAGGAGGCATAAAGAAAC tgttTTCTGGAAAGGGAGCCAAAGCCACTCGTGCACAAG GACCCCCACCACTGCCTTCAGTGAGCACACGAGGAAcag tgagCACGCGTGCACAAGCCGTCAGAAACAATGAGCCAAGAG TTAACAGAGGTGTTACAAACTCCCCAAGACAAGCCAGATCCCCGAGAGAGGAGAGAGATGACA TTTCTCACTCAGCAGCTGACAGGAGTCACAGTTCACTGAGACCAAGAGAACCACAGAGGAGAGAGGAAAGAGAAAACGATG ACACACGGAGTTTAAGTTCTGTGAGATCTAGAGGGAGACCGAGAGGAGAAGACCGAGATCAGG AAAGGGAAATCCAGGCCTCTCCAAGACGTCAAAGCACACAGAGCAGAAACACACGTGATGAAGAACAAG CGGACCGCTGGAGTTTGAGTTCAATCAGACCGAGACTGAGGAGAGAGGACAGAGAACAAG TCAATGGAGAAGCTGAGTCTAGTCCCTCACAGCAGAGACCAGACGCTGTGGACAGACAGCAGCCGGCCAGACAAT CGGACAGATGGAGTCTGAGCTCTCTCTTACCTAGAAACAGGAAGAAGAGACAGGACACAG TGAAAGAGGCCACACCCACTATCCAGGAGGCGGGGTCAGTGAGACCTCGTAGCCTATCACGTGCCAGTGCCT GGGGAGAGCCAACAGAAG tGAATCCTGGCCTGTTCCTGGACTCACCGACTTACAGTCCTGCCGTCAATCCTGCTTTCCCCACAT TGAGAGAAATTAACATTGACAGTATTCAGGCCCCGGAGCCCAGAACCAGAGACGAGTTCCTGGAAT ATGCTTGTGATTTGATCCTGGATCCAAACACGGCCCATCGGCGTCTGGTTCTGTCTGATGGAGACACCGTGGCCACGCTTCAGCAGACGTCTCAGCCGTACCCCGACCTCCCTCAGCGCTTCGACGGCTGGACGCAGGTGCTCTGTCTCCAGCCCCTCTCCTCTGACCGCTGCTACTGGGAGGTGGAGTGGAGGGGGCGTGGCTCCTCTCTGGGCGTGGTCAATGGCTCCATGCCCCGCAAAGGGGCGGATTCAAGGGCGGGGCTTGGGTATAACAGCCAATCGTGGAGCTTGGAGCTGTCAGACATGTGCTGCGCAGCCATGCACGCCAATCAGAAGGTGGAGATCCCCGTGACCTACAGCCCTCGAGTCGGGGTGTTTCTGGACAGGACCGCAGGGACTCTGACTTTCTATAGCGTGGATGATGAGTTGGTTCCTCTTCATGCTTTTCAGGGATCATTCCCACCACCGCTGTACGCTGCGTTCGGGGTGGGCTGCGGTGTCGGCGTGGGCCTGGATTTTGCAATGGGGCAGTTCAGCTCCACGTCAGACAGCATTAAAATCTGTCCCTTGTGA
- the trim25l gene encoding uncharacterized protein trim25l isoform X3, with protein MSARLWTEEQFNCPVCLDLPSDPVTIPCGHSYCMACIADYWDNECRKNGSYSCPECRQAFNPRPTLCRNTMLAEAVEQLRRGALSSAGRESIKSARSAASSASERARARSKAASKKLPGSAVACDRCPEPRAAVKTCLVCMSSFCETHLKPHNTQEKLRNHELIAPTSDLSQKICPEHKYLQEFFCRSCQMYVCWLCTSNQHKGHESTSTQAERNEKQRELGAVLSENHQRLQDRERELKDMKKVLDTLTRSSETVRDEADTVLSELQESVQRMLDLLQDVMVSTAQEKLNEAQEVVNKLEAEVKQLKNKDGELKELINCQDNIYFLKTYQSLCCPLEGGDLGAVTANPEATFDPVRSVVVQLREKVEEMCDQELDKINKTVYNTTAFTVADRNGQKTGGIKKLFSGKGAKATRAQGPPPLPSVSTRGTVSTRAQAVRNNEPRVNRGVTNSPRQARSPREERDDTADRSHSSLRPREPQRREERENDADTRSLSSVRSRGRPRGEDRDQEREIQASPRRQSTQSRNTRDEEQADRWSLSSIRPRLRREDREQVNGEAESSPSQQRPDAVDRQQPARQSDRWSLSSLLPRNRKKRQDTVKEATPTIQEAGSVRPRSLSRASAWGEPTEVNPGLFLDSPTYSPAVNPAFPTLREINIDSIQAPEPRTRDEFLEYACDLILDPNTAHRRLVLSDGDTVATLQQTSQPYPDLPQRFDGWTQVLCLQPLSSDRCYWEVEWRGRGSSLGVVNGSMPRKGADSRAGLGYNSQSWSLELSDMCCAAMHANQKVEIPVTYSPRVGVFLDRTAGTLTFYSVDDELVPLHAFQGSFPPPLYAAFGVGCGVGVGLDFAMGQFSSTSDSIKICPL; from the exons ATGAGTGCTCGTCTATGGACAGAGGAGCAGTTTAACTGCCCCGTCTGTCTGGATCTGCCCTCTGACCCCGTGACCATCCCATGTGGTCACAGTTACTGCATGGCCTGCATCGCAGATTACTGGGACAATGAATGCAGGAAAAACGGCAGCTACAGCTGCCCAGAATGCCGGCAGGCCTTCAACCCTCGTCCCACTCTCTGCAGGAACACCATGCTGGCCGAAGCCGTGGAGCAGCTCCGCCGAGGGGCCCTGAGCTCCGCTGGCCGAGAGTCCATCAAGAGCGCGCGGAGCGCCGCGTCCTCCGCGTCTGAGCGTGCGCGCGCACGGAGCAAAGCGGCATCGAAAAAGCTGCCGGGTTCGGCGGTGGCCTGTGACCGCTGCCCGGAGCCCAGAGCGGCAGTGAAGACGTGTTTGGTGTGCATGTCATCGTTCTGCGAGACTCACCTGAAGCCTCATAACACGCAGGAGAAGCTGAGGAACCACGAGCTGATCGCGCCCACCAGTGACCTGAGCCAGAAGATCTGCCCCGAGCACAAGTACCTGCAGGAGTTCTTCTGCCGCTCCTGTCAGATGTACGTGTGCTGGCTGTGCACCAGTAACCAGCACAAGGGCCACGAGAGCACGTCCACTCAGGCGGAGAGGAACGAGAAGCAG AGAGAGCTGGGCGCAGTTCTGTCTGAGAACCATCAGCGACtccaggacagagagagagaactgaaAGACATGAAGAAAGTCTTAGACACACTCACG aggtcCTCAGAAACAGTGCGGGACGAGGCGGACACAGTCCTGTCGGAGCTCCAGGAGTCAGTACAGAGGATGCTGGATCTGCTGCAGGACGTGATGGTCTCCACTGCGCAGGAGAAACTCAACGAGGCCCAGGAAGTGGTGAATAAACTGGAGGCCGAAGTCAAACAGCTGAAGAATAAAGACGGAGAACTGAAAGAGCTCATCAACTGccaggacaatatctacttcttgAAG ACGTATCAGTCTCTGTGCTGCCCGCTGGAAGGAGGAGATCTGGGAGCTGTGACCGCGAACCCTGAAGCCACATTTGATCCGGTCAGGAGCGTCGTCGTCCAGCTGAGGGAGAAAGTGGAGGAGATGTGTGACCAGGAGCTGGACAAGATCAACAAGacag TGTACAACACCACAGCGTTCACAGTTGCAGACCGCAACGGACAGAAAACAGGAGGCATAAAGAAAC tgttTTCTGGAAAGGGAGCCAAAGCCACTCGTGCACAAG GACCCCCACCACTGCCTTCAGTGAGCACACGAGGAAcag tgagCACGCGTGCACAAGCCGTCAGAAACAATGAGCCAAGAG TTAACAGAGGTGTTACAAACTCCCCAAGACAAGCCAGATCCCCGAGAGAGGAGAGAGATGACA CAGCTGACAGGAGTCACAGTTCACTGAGACCAAGAGAACCACAGAGGAGAGAGGAAAGAGAAAACGATG CAGACACACGGAGTTTAAGTTCTGTGAGATCTAGAGGGAGACCGAGAGGAGAAGACCGAGATCAGG AAAGGGAAATCCAGGCCTCTCCAAGACGTCAAAGCACACAGAGCAGAAACACACGTGATGAAGAACAAG CGGACCGCTGGAGTTTGAGTTCAATCAGACCGAGACTGAGGAGAGAGGACAGAGAACAAG TCAATGGAGAAGCTGAGTCTAGTCCCTCACAGCAGAGACCAGACGCTGTGGACAGACAGCAGCCGGCCAGACAAT CGGACAGATGGAGTCTGAGCTCTCTCTTACCTAGAAACAGGAAGAAGAGACAGGACACAG TGAAAGAGGCCACACCCACTATCCAGGAGGCGGGGTCAGTGAGACCTCGTAGCCTATCACGTGCCAGTGCCT GGGGAGAGCCAACAGAAG tGAATCCTGGCCTGTTCCTGGACTCACCGACTTACAGTCCTGCCGTCAATCCTGCTTTCCCCACAT TGAGAGAAATTAACATTGACAGTATTCAGGCCCCGGAGCCCAGAACCAGAGACGAGTTCCTGGAAT ATGCTTGTGATTTGATCCTGGATCCAAACACGGCCCATCGGCGTCTGGTTCTGTCTGATGGAGACACCGTGGCCACGCTTCAGCAGACGTCTCAGCCGTACCCCGACCTCCCTCAGCGCTTCGACGGCTGGACGCAGGTGCTCTGTCTCCAGCCCCTCTCCTCTGACCGCTGCTACTGGGAGGTGGAGTGGAGGGGGCGTGGCTCCTCTCTGGGCGTGGTCAATGGCTCCATGCCCCGCAAAGGGGCGGATTCAAGGGCGGGGCTTGGGTATAACAGCCAATCGTGGAGCTTGGAGCTGTCAGACATGTGCTGCGCAGCCATGCACGCCAATCAGAAGGTGGAGATCCCCGTGACCTACAGCCCTCGAGTCGGGGTGTTTCTGGACAGGACCGCAGGGACTCTGACTTTCTATAGCGTGGATGATGAGTTGGTTCCTCTTCATGCTTTTCAGGGATCATTCCCACCACCGCTGTACGCTGCGTTCGGGGTGGGCTGCGGTGTCGGCGTGGGCCTGGATTTTGCAATGGGGCAGTTCAGCTCCACGTCAGACAGCATTAAAATCTGTCCCTTGTGA